The genomic interval AAAAGCTACCTTTGTAAATGAGTCAATTTACATTGTTGTTTACAAAATTGTTCTGGTTAGTTGTAACCAAAAGCAAGGATCTTTCTTCTCAAGTCCTTAAACTAGCTGTCAATTCAACCTAGACTGTATTGCTAATTAAGAGATAGTAAGagtttataaattaattaataaaattatatcTAAGTACATGTCAGATCTTGTTAAATGACATAAACCTATCAGATCTGCAGTAAACAGACCATTAAAGTCTagggttatgaaaaaaaaacaagcagatgtTTTTCTTCACATGCATGAGCCCACTCTGTCATCGAAAGTGCTTCAAAACTACCCACCTTTAGATCAAACCAAAAACTTTAccattttcttatattttactttgaaatggtGACccttctatattttatttttatttgcttaaacaATAATTGTATCGTTTTATTGCTACCAGTAGTTTTTGTGTCTCTGTAAGGCTCTTTGTAATGATTAATTGTGTTATTTCAGGCCAACATTGGACAAGATGAAGATTTTGAAGCTGcaagaaaaaaggcagaaagtCTTGGTGCAAAGAAGGTGAGTGACAGGAAATGGAGGGTTTGAATGacccttcagaataaaatccCGCTTATAGTGCATCTTTTATTTGTTGCTTATTAACAGATCACCAGATCCTGTtcatttttggtctaaatttaatgttaatttttaaaaatacaatggtTGACTCACTAGTGGACTACTTTAGCAGCTAGATTACTTATTTAAATAAGTATGCATTTCAAAATGTCATAGTCTATCTACCCAACCATGAAAAATGAACCTGTATTCTTTATATAggttttatacatgtttttagctttatttattcaaaggGAACACTATCTAAAAGTTTTCGCCAAACTTGCCCCCTATGTATGTGAAAGTAACACAGATGTGGGATCTGCTCTGTAGATTTTCATTGAAGATCTGCGCAAAGAGTTTGTGGAGGATTTCATCTGGCCTTCAGTTCAGGCTAATGCAGTTTATGAGGATCGCTACCTGATGGGAACTGCAATAGCAAGGCCTTGCATTGCCCGTCGCCAAGTTGAGATCGCACGGAAAGAGGGCGCCCAGTTTGTCTCCCACGGTGCCACCGGGAAGGTTAGTCCTGCACACAACAACAATCTCCAATCGTATCGTAACCCCAAGATtacactttgttttgtttgtgaaaagCAGATGGTAAAGCTTAAAATTTAGCTATAAGTACAGCTTTCACACATCAAGCTTACGAGTTCAGTGACTGATTTACAGCTGTGTCATCCCAAACAGCCTTTTCTAAACATCAGGAAG from Oryzias melastigma strain HK-1 linkage group LG12, ASM292280v2, whole genome shotgun sequence carries:
- the LOC112163382 gene encoding argininosuccinate synthase-like, producing the protein LFQANIGQDEDFEAARKKAESLGAKKIFIEDLRKEFVEDFIWPSVQANAVYEDRYLMGTAIARPCIARRQVEIARKEGAQFVSHGATGKGNDQIRFELTCYALYPEVKIISPWRIPEFYNRFRGRKDLMEYAQVFATTMHNALISQRLFVEISYELVNKRKILIFQ